TCGCATCCTGCCCGGTCACTGTGATCCCCTCATCGCCCCGAACCTAGCGCACGGCCACGGCGGGGAAGACGCAGCATGTGTCGCACCGTGGGGCGTGTCCGGGACGGCCCGGCGCCGGTCGGACGATGCCCTGCGTCCGTGGCGTGGCCCAGCTCCCGCCTGACGGATCATCGCCCGGATGGCAGCATGGGGGCATGACGGACACAGCAGATCCCCGCCCCGGGGGTGGGCGCGGTCAGCACGACAAGGGATCGGCGGACGCACGGGGCAGGTCCGGACGATCGAAGGACGCGCGGCCCAAGGAATTGGGTCGCGACGGCATCACCCCCTTGGTGGATGCGGATCGGGCGCTCCGGGTGCGTGAGATCGGCCATCCCACTGCCGCCATGCGCAGTGCGGCGCGTTCCACGGCGGCCCGCAGCATCACCGGGCGCCGCTCCTGACCGTCTTTGCGTCCGGGGCGTCGGTTAACCTTGGGCCAGTTGCCCGTTGAGGGCTTCCCGGACGAGGGGTGCCGTACCCGGTGCGCGACAAGACGGCCCATGGAGGTTGTCATGTCATGGATCGTTCTGGTGGTGTCCGGGTTCCTGGAGGCCGTCTGGGCCCTTGCCCTGGGTCGTTCCCACGGATTCACCCGACTGGTGCCGACGGTCGTGTTCGCGCTCGCACTGGTGGCGAGCATGGCGGGGCTGGCATTTGTGATGCGCCGCCTGCCGGTTGGCACGTCGTACGCGGTCTGGACCGGTATCGGAGCCGCCCTCACGGTCACCATCTCGATGCTGACCGGTCAGGAGCCCGTCTCCGCGATGCGCATCGTGTTTCTGGCCATGATCGTCGGCGGGGTCGTCGGGCTGAAATTCGTCGCCTGAACCAGATGTACAGATCATTCACAGAAACTGTGAATGTTGGCGAATCCGCTAGTCACGTGGGGGATCGGCCGATGCCCCCACAAGCGGGATCTGTTATCTTTTTGGGGTGTCGTTGGTCATGCGGGGGGCATGACCAACGACACGCTCATGTTCGGTGACCATGCCCAGCAATGTTCGTGGCCATGTGATGGCCGGGGGTCGGGGTGACCGGACTCGAACCGGCGACTTCCTGCTCCCAAAGCAGGCGCGCTACCAACTGCGCCACACCCCGTTGGGCCCTGCAGCTCGTTCAACCCTGACGTGCGATGAACCCTGCAGTGCGATGAATCCTGCAGTCCGTTCCGGGTCTGCAGCACAGTGCACGCTACCGCAAACGGCCCCGT
The window above is part of the Propionibacterium freudenreichii subsp. freudenreichii genome. Proteins encoded here:
- a CDS encoding DMT family transporter — protein: MSWIVLVVSGFLEAVWALALGRSHGFTRLVPTVVFALALVASMAGLAFVMRRLPVGTSYAVWTGIGAALTVTISMLTGQEPVSAMRIVFLAMIVGGVVGLKFVA